CCATAAACTGCACCTCTCTATAGGTGAGCTTAATTTCCGTTTTATCAATCTTAAGTGTAAGGCTGTCTGCATCCAGGCTCATATTCCCCAGGCATAACTCTTTACTGATATAGACAGATTGTACTCTGCGTGATAAAGCCCTTATTCTGGCCATAAGCTCTGCCATAGAAAAGGGTTTTCCCAGATAATCATCAGCACCCAGATCCAGACCGGAAACCCGGTCGGAAATGGAATCCAGAGCAGTTAAAAGCAATACCGGAGTTGTTTTTCCGACATTACGCAATTCTTTCAGTAGTTCCAAGCCACTTTTGCCGGGAATCATAATATCTAATATGATGATATCGTAGATTCCTTTTTCCGCCAGCATTAAACCGCTGTTTCCGTCTGCGACGCAATCCACCTCATAATTCTTCTGCTTAAGAGTATGAGCTATTGCCGCGCTTATCCGCTCTTCATCCTCGATTATCAGTATTCGCATGACCGTTCACCTCAATTAATGATTGAACTTTCGCCTTGACACATAATCTACCAATTCCTGCTACAGTCTCTTCAACCGTTAATCGAAGTATCCGGAATATGCTCAGCGTTATTTCCTGCGAACTTAGACATTACTCTGCTTCTCCAATCATCAAAAATACTGTACACCACCGGCACAAGCACAAGGGTCAGAACAGTGGACAGCAAAAGGCCACCGACAACCACAATGGCCATTGGGGCCATAGTTGACGCCCCCTCACCTAATCCTAAAGCTAGGGGAAGCATAGCTAGAATAGTGCTGAGCGAAGTCATCAATATAGGCCTAAGTCTTACCCGGCCCGCTTCGATAATTGCTTCGTTCTTCTCCATCCCTCTGTCACGAAGTTGTTTCAGGTAATCAATTAACACGATGGCGTTGGCCACTACAATCCCCATCAGCATAATAATGCCCAGAAACGAACTTACACTTAAGGATTTACCCGTTATTGCCAGGGACAAAATGGCTCCACTGACAGCTGTAGGCATAGTAAACATAATTATAAATGGATCAAAAAAGGATTCATACTGCACAACCATGACCACGTATACCATAATAATTGCTAACAGCAGGGCTTGAAGCAACCCCGAAAAGCTATCCTGCATTTGTTTATTAGCACCGCCAAAACTAATACTATAACCTTCAGGCAGCTCTATCCCGGCAATTTGAGTTTTGATATCCTGGTTAACGCTATTGTTATCCCGCCCATAGATATCCCCGGTAACTGCAGCCTGGCGAACCTGATCCACACGCTTGATTTCTGCCGGTGCCCGGCCCAGTTCAAAGGAGGCCACATCGGCCAACTTAATATTATCACTTTTTGAGTTCGTTATAGTCAACCTCTTTAATTTTTCCAGATCCTCAACGGCATCTTTATACTCAAGTTCAACCGTAAGATCTTCACCATCATCACTATAAGTGAAGGCATCTAAACCATTCATCACATTTTTTACCTCTGCAGCAATGGCAACCGGTGTCAAGCCATACATGGAGGCTTTTTCCTCGTCGATGTAAACTTTTAATTCCGGTTCTCCATCCGTCAAAGAATTGCTCACATTGCGGGCGCCGGAAACCTTCTTTACCCTGTCGGCTACTTCAATAGAAATCTCTTTCAGTGTATCGAGATCATCCCCTTCGATCTCAACGCTGATGTCGTTACCAGCCATACTGCCCATGGTAGTATTCTTTGTTATTTCGATTTTCGCTCCAGCTACCGCCGTTACTGATTTTCTCAATTCTTCCATGATTTGATCCGTGCTTCTGCCATTTTCCGTTTCGTCAGCAAGGGTGGCAGTGATACTGGCTTTATTATTGCTGCTGGTACTATTCATCCTCCCTCCACTGCTGCCTACTGTTGTATAAACATCCTTCATTTCCGGGACTTTCATCAAAATGTCTTCAATCTGAGCTACGATGGCATCAGTATCATCCAGAGAAGAACCTCTATCTGTTTCAATACTAAGCGATATCTCGTTAGAGTCTGAGGAAGGAAAAAACTCCATCCCGATAGAAGTTACCGTCAGCAGTGATGCCGCCATAAGTGCTCCTACGGAAAGGAGCACTATCCGGCGGTGCTTCAGTGACGAAGCTAGAACCACCTTGTATCTTTCACCCAAATTATCTATGGCATTGCCAAAAGCATTGACCAGACGAGCAAATATATTTTTGCGCTTAGGCGAATCAAACTCTTTGATGACTTTATTGCTGAGGAAGCGTGACGACAGCATTGGAACTACGGATATCGCCACAACAAAGGAACAGGCGATGGCAATACATATAGTGGCTGCCAAGGGTTTAAACATCATTCCGGCCATGCCTTCAACGGTCATCATTGGGATAAATACTGCGAATAGGGTCAGAGTAGAAGCCAGAACTGCTCCGCCGACTTCTTGGGCACCCATAATGGCTGCTTCCTTCATGGAAAGGCCTAAACTTCGGTGGCGGTGAATATTTTCATATACAACAATAGAATCATCGATTATTCTTCCAATCCCCATAGCTAAACCGCCCAGGGTGATGGTATTGACAGTGTAGCCGAGAAAATACATTCCGGTAAAGGTCGCAATAAGCGACAAGGGGATGGAAATAAAGACAATGACGGTGCTGCGCCATTTGCGCAGGAACATCAATAATACCACCGCTGCCAGCACAGACCCTTCATACATCATCCGCTTGGTGGAATCGATAGACTCCTGAATGCTTTCAGATTGGTCTGAAATAATCTCATAATGAAGTTCTCCATCAAGTTCCTGGCTTATCTGTTTGAGCTCATTTTTAACTGCAGTACAGCCGTCAACAGTATTGGAACCCGATTCCTTTTGGCAGGATATCCCGACGGAAGTTTCTCCGTTTAACCTCGTATACATAGTTCTGTCAGCTGTAGTATCTTCAATAGTGGCAATATCTTTCAAATAAATGGTGCTTTCCCCTACGGTTATGGGAATATTACCAATATCAGCAACCTTATCATACTTCTGTATAGTACGGACATAATATTTGCGATTGCCGTATTTAAGAGATCCGGTGGACATGTCGAAATTTCCCGCTTGCGTGAACCCGTTAATATCCGCTAAAGTTAATCCGTAGCTTTCCATTTTATTGGCATCTAACTCAACTTTGATTTCCCGCTCCTGCCCCCCACTTATGGAAACTGAAGAAACTTGCGATATACGTGACAGACGCGGTTCAATAGTATCTTCCGCCAAGCTTTGCAGCTTCGCCAGCGACATATTCTCACCGGATAAGCTGATCTGAATAATTGGCATCGAGGAAGAATCAAATTTCATGATAGTTGGGGAATCTGCTTCGTCAGGCAACTTGCCTTCAATCATTCCGACTTTATCCCGGATATCCAGGGCCGCTTGATCCATATCTACACCATAATTAAAGGTTATCATAATCGTAGATGAACCCGAACTTGATGTGGACTCAATATCCTCAACGTCGCTCAAGCTGGCTAGGGCTGACTCCAATGGCTTAGTTATTTCTTCCTCAACAGATTCCGGACTGGCGCCTGTATATGTAGTCATAACCGTTATCATAGGCATTTCCATCTCCGGCATCTCATCAATGGAAAGCTTAGATAGATTGAAAAAACCCAGCAAAACTATAGCCAGTGCTAAGATTGTAATACTCGCCGGTCTGTTTACCGCAAATTTTGCGATTTTCTCCATCATGACTGTTCACCCTCTTTGCTCTGAATAGTCAGTAATGATCCGTCACTAATGAGGGTATTGCCTAGAGTGACAACTTTATCACCCGCTTTTAATCCAGACACTATTTGTACATAGTTCCCATCATTTATACCAGTTTTGACTTCAACGCGAGCGGCACGCATCTCCCCATTCTCTTCAGTTACACTATATACTACATTAACCCCATTATCCGGTATTATGGACGACAGGGGAATGCAAAGAGCATTTTGGACGCCGCTGGCAGCGATTGAAACCTCTGCATACATACCTGATTTGACTTCCCCTTTAGCATTATCCAAGGTTATAGTAACCGGATACATATTTGAGTCAGCAGCAAGCACTGAGGCAATACTGCTTATTGTCCCGCTAAAAGGCTCTTGACCTACAGACCTCACATACACATTCACCTTGGTATTTAACTTCATTATTGCTATATCTGACTCCCCAACCATTATTTCAGCCTTCAATTCCTGAGGATCACTGATTACCGCAACTGTATTAGACGTATTTACATAATCCCCGACAGAAACATCAATTCTGCCGATAATCCCGCTCACCGGTGCTTTAATCGAGGTATAACCTATCTGCTCTTGAACCGACAACAAAGACGCTTCAGCCTCAGCCACAGCTGCTTCTACAGAACCTGAGTTTAATGAATCATAAGCAAGCTTAGCATCATCCAATTCCACCTGGGTCACTGATCCTGCATCGTACAATAATTTTGTACGTTCGTAGCTTTTGCGTGCGGCTTCCAGTTTTATCTGATTGGTGACCTGATTTGCTTTTGCAGAAGCAACCTGAGCTTCTGCCTTTTTTAAAGAAGCTTGCAGGCTGCTGCTATCCAAAGTCATCAACGTCTCGCCGGCAGCGACTCCCTGTCCTTCACTTACGTTTATTGAAATGATCCGCGCACTAGTCTGGGGGAGTACCTGAACTTCTCTGCTTGCCTTCAATCGACCGCTGTAACTGATACTGCCATAAATATCTCTTGCCTCTGCCGCCGCAACATCTACCGTAGTCGCTGATTCTGCTGCTGACGTTGGCATTTGAGGGCTGCAGCCTGAAATAAACAATAATACCCCCACTAATAATGCTGTTAACAACTGAAAAATATTGACTCTTTTATTACCCACCCGATGATTCCTCCCCTTTCTTATCAATAATTAAATTATAATTTCCAAATCTTTATATTTCCTTAAATTGATTTAATTCCATACTTAAAGCTTTAGAGCTCAACTCATAAAATTGATGAAACATAGATTATTAAAATCTTAGAAACTAAAAAGGATCTACTTTTCTCTTCCCGAAGATAAAAAGCAGATCCTTTAAGAATATAATGACTCTATGGCATACTCCCAAAGTTAGAGCTAATTCCAGAATATACGATTCTCATCCAGTACTGTATAGTAATGAAACCATCCTGATCGTCACAAAAAACCTTTCCGTCATTACTAGCGAGCCAATAAGCGGTATACGCACATAAAAAAGCATACAGCCTGTCCTCAAGGTTCTTAAACCCCTGTTTTGAAATAAGCGACTACCCGACCCGAACGCCCCCTTCAAAGTGCCTTCTAGGACGACAGTCTCTTGTTGATCCGACTTTAAGATATATTGTTTGGCGGTAACATCTTTGTAATTAAGGAGTTTTTAACTCCTTGGGAGTATCTCATGTCTTCTCCCTCCTGTGTTATTCACAAGGATACTTTTCTTTAACTCCCAGGCTTAAATAAATAAATTAACATTCGAATCCTCTGCTTCTCCTAAATAATAACCTACTCCGCCGATTTTAACGCCGTCCAGCAGCTCCTCTTGTCTTAGACCCATGACATCCATGGACATTTGGCAGGCTACCACCTCTACTCCGTTGCACATTGCGGCCTTAATGAGCTCTTCCAGGGAAGAAACATTTTTGTCCTTCATAACTTTTCGGATCATTTTTCCGCCCATACCCAGCATATTCATCTTGGATAACCTAAGGCGTTTGCTGCCCCTCGGCATCATCATGCTGAACATCTTATCCATAAATCCCTTTTGCGTGCTGACTTTTTCGTGTTTACGCAGAATATTTAGTCCCCAAAAGGTGAAAAACATGGTGACTTTTTTGCCCATAGCCGCCGCTCCATTAGCGATAATGAAGGAAGCTATAGCCTTATCCAAATCTCCGCTAAAGACAACCATTGTCTTATTATCCTTAAAAGCTGCTGCTTGCGTCTCTTGCTGAACTGAATCCCCTTGAGCACCTTTTTTAATAAAGGCTGTAATAACCCCTCCGGCCTTGGCTACGTCTATCAGCCGATTATTGGTTCTTTTGCACCAAGCTTTAATATCCTCATAAAAGCCCGGATCCGATGCCAAAATCTTGAGTATTTGCCCTGGATTTAAAGTATCCATGGCGGCTTTAACCTGCATCAGCGGCCCGGGACAACACAGCCCGCAGGCATCAATGCTTTTATCAAAATGTCCCTGAGGGAGATTCTCCTCACTTGCTCCCAGCTCGGATTGCCGGCTCTCAGGGCTCGGCCTTTGCGGCTGGAATTCTTGCAGGGAGATGGTTTTATAGCCGCCGGTAATATTTAAGACGTTATAGCCGTTTTGACTCAAGATCCTGTCGGCTACATAGCCCCTTAAGCCTACCTGGCAGTACTCTATGATCGGTTTACTCTTGTCCAGCTCGCCTATTCTCTCTCTTAAGCTATCCAAGGGAATGTTGAGGGAATCAGGTACATGTCCATTGTCATATTCCTCTTTTGTTCGCACATCCAGAAGGATTGTATCCTTTAGTTCTGATAACTGTATATCTTTCCAGGCTACTATATGAGTTCTTCCGGCCAGCACGTTTTGAGCTGCAAATCCCGCCATATTAACGGGGTCTTTGGCTGATGAGAAGGGCGGAGCATAGGCTAACTCCAATTCCGCTAAATCATCCACCGTGCCTTTCAAGCGAATCACAGCAGCAATAACATCAATTCGTTTGTCGACACCATCATAACCTATTCCCTGGGCTCCCAATACCTGGCCTTCATCATTAAAAATCAGTTTTAAGGTCAGCTGTAATGCAGCAGGATAATAGGAGGCATGAGCCACCGGATGAACGTAGACAACCCGATAAGGGAGATTAGCTTTATGCAGGCTGCGCTCATTAGCCCCTGTGCTGGCTGCTGTCAAGCTGAAAACTTTAAGGATGGAGGTTCCCTGAGTGCCCTTATAAAGGGAATTCAAGCCCGCAATATTATCGGCAGCAATTCTTCCTTGCTTATTGGCCGGTCCCGCCAAAGGGACCGCCGTCTTTTCTCCGGTAATAAAGTCGACAACCTCGATGGCATCTCCTACTGCGTAAACACCGCTGACATTGGTTTGCATTCTTTGATCAACGATGATATGGCCTTTCGCCCCTAACTCTATTCCCGAGTCCTTTAGAAAAGCAGTGTCCGGTGCTACCCCAATGGCCAGAATGACCAGATCAGCAGTCAGGATTTTTTCACTATTCAAAGTTACGTCGACTTGGCTCCCGGCTTCTTTGAAAGCTTTAACCCCGTCACCTAAGATGAGATCTACGCCATTTTCAACTAATTCCTTTTCAGCCATGACCACCATGTCTGAATCAAAAGGAGCCAAAATATGGGGAGCGGCTTCGACTAAAGTAACTTTCAACCCTCTCTCCACGAGGTTTTCAGCCGTTTCAACTCCGACAAAACCCCCGCCAATCACTATGGCACTGTTAGTACCCTTTTGATCAACGTAGGCCTTAACTTTATCTGTGTCCGGAATGTTTCTCAGGGTAAATATCTTCGAACTGTTTATCCCGGGGATATTTGGCCGGAGAGCTTTGGCCCCCGGTGATAATACGAGAGCATCATAGGATTCTTCGTAAATCCCCTGATCCTTGCTTCTAACTGTTACTTTTTGGTTGTCAGTATCGATACCGACAACTTCACTATTAATCCTTACATCAATGTTAAACCTAGCCTTCATAGCCTCAGGCGTTTGGACGAGAAGTTTCTCTCGCTCCTTGATCGTTTCACCGATGTAATAGGGCAGACCGCAGTTGGCGAAAGAAATATAGTCATCTCTTTCAAACAAAATGATCTGGGCTTTTTCATCTAGTCTCCTAAGGCGTGCAGCAGCAGAGGCTCCTCCCGCTACGCCGCCGACTATGAGTACCTTTTTTGTCATAAAAATATTCCTCCAAAAAGCTTAGTAAATAATAGTTTGTAATTTAATTGCAAATTTATTACCTTTGGATTTCACTTGTAATATCACGAACTTAAGACGAATCCTATTATACCCCCCTGGGTTACGGGGGTCAATGGGAAATAAATAACAAAGTTCCTGTTCTTAGACACAATCCTGCTGCTTATACTCTAAGAATTTATTTCCAGTTTTAAAAATTAATTATTGAAATTTGTTATGACAAAGTGTTATAATTAATCAAAAGAATTTTTTAAATAATCCGAACCTTTAAACGATATTCCATATTATTTCTCAATTATTACCAAATTGGCCTTTAAAAATCTTCTTAAACGTGATTTTCTAATTTGAATACTTTTAATTAACAACCTCGATAAAAAGTATTCAATATAGAAAGTAGATTTAACTATAGTTATTATTTATGACGAGGAGTGATGGAAATGTCTAAAAGAAACATTGTTATTGGTGTTACCCCGGTGGAATTCGACAATATGCCTGACTCGTTAAAAGGAAAGTATACGCTTGCAGTTGAAGGGGTTTCTGATCTATATAATAAAATGTCTAATGAGTGGGTTGAAGAACGGAAAATTAAGAATCTCACTGTTGCGGTAAATAACAAGTGTAATATGCAGAAAGCTATTTCTATTGCTATGACCAACAAGTGCGTTTCCTTAGAAGCTCTAAGCATTCTAATGAGAATCGGCCGGAAGCCCGTATTAATGTCACTGGCGAATAAAAGCGGCATACCACATAGTGAATATCGAGTCAAAAACAAAGTACTATACAGTTACACATTATTAATATTTGACACCCTGGAAGATGCGGTCAAAATGGCTGAGTTTTATGTGGATAGGGCCAATAATTTTTCAAGCGTCCTTGAACGATGTTCCTACGAAACGACTGGATTGCTATAATTTGATATTTGAGGATTAAAAAAAGCAGAGAGCTCAAACAGCTCTCTGCTTTTAACCTATCTTGTGTTTACGTTGGTTTTCTGAAAATACACCATGTTCTTGGACAATGTTTAAATGACCTCACCCGCAAAGAGTTAGAACATTTCTTTACTCATTTTATCGATTGCTTCACTTGTCGCCTCATAAACTCCCGGGAATGAAGAAATGTTTAACCCCTGGCTTAAGTTCGGAATAAAGTATAATTTTCCGCAGCGTTTGCAGGCTATCTCCACATATTTAGCGATTTCTTCCTGCGACCAACTGGGATGATCAACCACACCGCTGTCGATATCTCCCATAAAGGAAATTTTACCCCCATATTTCTTAATTAATTCAGGAATATTGTTAGTTGTCATCGCGCCTTGCCAAATATCAATGCCCATTTCGATCATAAAGGGAACGAAAGTAGCGGCATAACTGTCACTGTGATGAACGATCAGCTCTACGCCATTTTCCTTCCAGTAACCATATACTTTCTTGTAAGCAGGTAAATAAAACTCTTCAAACATTGCCGGAGATATTAATGTGGAAATCTGGCTGCCCCAATCGTCATGATGGAAGAGTGCATCGGGATGAATATGCTTAATCACTTGTTCGGCATAGGCCAGCTCATATTCAACAACGTAATCAATAAGTTCCTTCATAAGCTCGGGTTCTTCGTACAAACCCATTAAGGCATCCTCAATACCCATGAGGTGATGGGTCATTTCAAAGATACCCGGTGCACAAAAAGCTGTTACAAATTTGTCAGTCCGGTCAACTGAGTTAGCATGTGCTATAGCTGCTGCCCATTCTTCATCGGTATAATAAACTGATGGTGCTTTGACAACCTCTTTCCACTTTGTAATGTCCTTTAAAACCTTGTGCTCATCGTCATGAACAGGGAAAGAACCGATTTGGCCTTCCGGCCAAGTGAAGGTAACACCCCATTTATTCGTAATTGTCATGCCAGGTCCCGGTGCTAAGGGTAGATCCATGGGAGCTTCCAGAATAAGTTCCATAAATTCATACTGATTTACAAATCGATCAGGATTTCCACCTTTAATAGTTTCCATTAAATTCTGTCTCTTGGTTAACACAAATTACAGCCTCCTTCTTTTCTCATCGTTTCACCGACTCAAACCCCTAAAGGATTATGCTTTAACCAATTCTTTAGCTTTTACTGCGGCACCTCCGGCATCGGGAGCAAAAC
This Desulfosporosinus orientis DSM 765 DNA region includes the following protein-coding sequences:
- a CDS encoding DsrE/DsrF/DrsH-like family protein, which codes for MTKKVLIVGGVAGGASAAARLRRLDEKAQIILFERDDYISFANCGLPYYIGETIKEREKLLVQTPEAMKARFNIDVRINSEVVGIDTDNQKVTVRSKDQGIYEESYDALVLSPGAKALRPNIPGINSSKIFTLRNIPDTDKVKAYVDQKGTNSAIVIGGGFVGVETAENLVERGLKVTLVEAAPHILAPFDSDMVVMAEKELVENGVDLILGDGVKAFKEAGSQVDVTLNSEKILTADLVILAIGVAPDTAFLKDSGIELGAKGHIIVDQRMQTNVSGVYAVGDAIEVVDFITGEKTAVPLAGPANKQGRIAADNIAGLNSLYKGTQGTSILKVFSLTAASTGANERSLHKANLPYRVVYVHPVAHASYYPAALQLTLKLIFNDEGQVLGAQGIGYDGVDKRIDVIAAVIRLKGTVDDLAELELAYAPPFSSAKDPVNMAGFAAQNVLAGRTHIVAWKDIQLSELKDTILLDVRTKEEYDNGHVPDSLNIPLDSLRERIGELDKSKPIIEYCQVGLRGYVADRILSQNGYNVLNITGGYKTISLQEFQPQRPSPESRQSELGASEENLPQGHFDKSIDACGLCCPGPLMQVKAAMDTLNPGQILKILASDPGFYEDIKAWCKRTNNRLIDVAKAGGVITAFIKKGAQGDSVQQETQAAAFKDNKTMVVFSGDLDKAIASFIIANGAAAMGKKVTMFFTFWGLNILRKHEKVSTQKGFMDKMFSMMMPRGSKRLRLSKMNMLGMGGKMIRKVMKDKNVSSLEELIKAAMCNGVEVVACQMSMDVMGLRQEELLDGVKIGGVGYYLGEAEDSNVNLFI
- a CDS encoding efflux RND transporter periplasmic adaptor subunit; its protein translation is MGNKRVNIFQLLTALLVGVLLFISGCSPQMPTSAAESATTVDVAAAEARDIYGSISYSGRLKASREVQVLPQTSARIISINVSEGQGVAAGETLMTLDSSSLQASLKKAEAQVASAKANQVTNQIKLEAARKSYERTKLLYDAGSVTQVELDDAKLAYDSLNSGSVEAAVAEAEASLLSVQEQIGYTSIKAPVSGIIGRIDVSVGDYVNTSNTVAVISDPQELKAEIMVGESDIAIMKLNTKVNVYVRSVGQEPFSGTISSIASVLAADSNMYPVTITLDNAKGEVKSGMYAEVSIAASGVQNALCIPLSSIIPDNGVNVVYSVTEENGEMRAARVEVKTGINDGNYVQIVSGLKAGDKVVTLGNTLISDGSLLTIQSKEGEQS
- a CDS encoding response regulator transcription factor, whose amino-acid sequence is MRILIIEDEERISAAIAHTLKQKNYEVDCVADGNSGLMLAEKGIYDIIILDIMIPGKSGLELLKELRNVGKTTPVLLLTALDSISDRVSGLDLGADDYLGKPFSMAELMARIRALSRRVQSVYISKELCLGNMSLDADSLTLKIDKTEIKLTYREVQFMEMLMRRPGMVFTREQIIDKVWGYDNTVNDNNIEIYVHYLRKKIGNASHVIATVRGIGYTLEAR
- a CDS encoding efflux RND transporter permease subunit, which gives rise to MMEKIAKFAVNRPASITILALAIVLLGFFNLSKLSIDEMPEMEMPMITVMTTYTGASPESVEEEITKPLESALASLSDVEDIESTSSSGSSTIMITFNYGVDMDQAALDIRDKVGMIEGKLPDEADSPTIMKFDSSSMPIIQISLSGENMSLAKLQSLAEDTIEPRLSRISQVSSVSISGGQEREIKVELDANKMESYGLTLADINGFTQAGNFDMSTGSLKYGNRKYYVRTIQKYDKVADIGNIPITVGESTIYLKDIATIEDTTADRTMYTRLNGETSVGISCQKESGSNTVDGCTAVKNELKQISQELDGELHYEIISDQSESIQESIDSTKRMMYEGSVLAAVVLLMFLRKWRSTVIVFISIPLSLIATFTGMYFLGYTVNTITLGGLAMGIGRIIDDSIVVYENIHRHRSLGLSMKEAAIMGAQEVGGAVLASTLTLFAVFIPMMTVEGMAGMMFKPLAATICIAIACSFVVAISVVPMLSSRFLSNKVIKEFDSPKRKNIFARLVNAFGNAIDNLGERYKVVLASSLKHRRIVLLSVGALMAASLLTVTSIGMEFFPSSDSNEISLSIETDRGSSLDDTDAIVAQIEDILMKVPEMKDVYTTVGSSGGRMNSTSSNNKASITATLADETENGRSTDQIMEELRKSVTAVAGAKIEITKNTTMGSMAGNDISVEIEGDDLDTLKEISIEVADRVKKVSGARNVSNSLTDGEPELKVYIDEEKASMYGLTPVAIAAEVKNVMNGLDAFTYSDDGEDLTVELEYKDAVEDLEKLKRLTITNSKSDNIKLADVASFELGRAPAEIKRVDQVRQAAVTGDIYGRDNNSVNQDIKTQIAGIELPEGYSISFGGANKQMQDSFSGLLQALLLAIIMVYVVMVVQYESFFDPFIIMFTMPTAVSGAILSLAITGKSLSVSSFLGIIMLMGIVVANAIVLIDYLKQLRDRGMEKNEAIIEAGRVRLRPILMTSLSTILAMLPLALGLGEGASTMAPMAIVVVGGLLLSTVLTLVLVPVVYSIFDDWRSRVMSKFAGNNAEHIPDTSING
- a CDS encoding uroporphyrinogen decarboxylase family protein, with amino-acid sequence MLTKRQNLMETIKGGNPDRFVNQYEFMELILEAPMDLPLAPGPGMTITNKWGVTFTWPEGQIGSFPVHDDEHKVLKDITKWKEVVKAPSVYYTDEEWAAAIAHANSVDRTDKFVTAFCAPGIFEMTHHLMGIEDALMGLYEEPELMKELIDYVVEYELAYAEQVIKHIHPDALFHHDDWGSQISTLISPAMFEEFYLPAYKKVYGYWKENGVELIVHHSDSYAATFVPFMIEMGIDIWQGAMTTNNIPELIKKYGGKISFMGDIDSGVVDHPSWSQEEIAKYVEIACKRCGKLYFIPNLSQGLNISSFPGVYEATSEAIDKMSKEMF